In one window of Desulforhabdus amnigena DNA:
- a CDS encoding glycosyltransferase family 2 protein, whose amino-acid sequence MIEVSVIIPIRNEAENIDALAKELTSVFMRTPWTWECLWVDDGSTDASLSILQEICRNDSRHRYLSFQRNAGQSAALWAGFREARGEIFATIDGDGQNDPADLPILIQMVASGETDMANGYRAKRQDTLMRRLSSRIANGFRNLMTGKTVRDVGCSTRAFQRDCVEYLPRFAGMHRFLPTLVAMQGGRLAEAPVNHRPRLHGQSKYGLRNRLWVGLADTFGVLWLRKRAFSYEVAYRSETD is encoded by the coding sequence ATGATAGAAGTTTCAGTTATTATCCCCATTCGGAATGAAGCAGAAAATATCGATGCGTTGGCCAAAGAGTTGACGTCGGTCTTCATGCGGACTCCATGGACATGGGAATGCCTTTGGGTTGACGATGGCTCTACAGATGCCAGTCTTTCCATTTTGCAGGAAATTTGCCGAAACGATTCTCGCCACCGCTATCTATCCTTCCAAAGAAATGCGGGGCAATCCGCGGCGTTATGGGCCGGATTCCGTGAGGCTCGCGGGGAAATCTTTGCGACCATTGACGGAGATGGTCAAAACGATCCCGCCGATCTTCCCATACTCATCCAAATGGTCGCTTCGGGGGAAACCGATATGGCCAACGGATATCGTGCGAAAAGGCAGGATACCCTCATGCGAAGGCTGTCATCCAGGATAGCCAATGGATTCAGAAACCTGATGACCGGCAAGACCGTAAGAGATGTGGGGTGTTCCACGCGAGCCTTCCAGCGGGATTGTGTGGAGTATCTTCCAAGATTTGCCGGAATGCACCGTTTCCTTCCAACGCTTGTGGCAATGCAGGGTGGACGCCTGGCCGAGGCCCCCGTCAACCACAGGCCCCGGCTGCACGGGCAGAGCAAGTATGGTCTGCGCAATCGCCTTTGGGTGGGGCTGGCGGACACTTTCGGAGTCTTATGGCTGCGCAAGAGGGCTTTCAGTTACGAGGTCGCCTACCGCAGTGAAACCGATTGA
- a CDS encoding ArnT family glycosyltransferase — translation MQIHFDGVRAYALLILLCTALYIPGLTTLPPIDRDEARFVQATRQMIASGDYVRIRFQEEPRNKKPIGIYWFQAAMVKALGASASGHIWPYRIPSFIGATLAVLLTFAFGKRLIGSREAFLGAALLSASLLLIFEAHQATTDAALLAAVVASQGALSSLYLQNPKSKHGLGLAATFWVAQGIGILIKGPIVPLIATLTILTLVLIDRKAAWLKELRPLPGILLVAFMVLPWGIAITKATGGTFFTDAIQNDLLPKLVSGQESHGFKPGYYLLLLPVTFWPASMCIGLTLRDAWERRTCAPERFCIAWILPAWILFELVPTKLPHYIMPTYPALALLTARTVYAIQKENFQWPRFWPRWGAAAVGSLAGIVALAGIPSLPWFLDGRFDPLALWPMAAATLTIGSTVWYIRRLKLSNALASAIVGAVLIFAPTFQMILPGVNSFWLSRSVAQTISEHTASPGGLKRTIVAAGYHEPSLVFLMGTETGLISPEKAAETLHLQPGAIAIVSNKEEQAFLQKAQELGLSLHLIRTLKGFHYSKGRMITLKIYDIQPEPVS, via the coding sequence GTGCAAATTCATTTTGATGGAGTAAGGGCTTATGCATTGCTCATTTTATTGTGCACCGCCCTTTACATTCCCGGCTTGACGACCCTTCCTCCTATAGATCGCGATGAAGCCCGGTTTGTCCAAGCTACGCGGCAAATGATCGCAAGCGGAGACTATGTCCGCATCCGCTTTCAAGAAGAGCCGCGCAACAAGAAGCCCATCGGTATCTACTGGTTTCAGGCGGCGATGGTGAAAGCGCTTGGTGCTTCAGCGAGCGGGCACATCTGGCCGTATCGTATCCCGTCCTTTATAGGGGCGACATTGGCAGTTTTACTCACTTTTGCCTTCGGAAAGAGACTCATCGGTTCCCGTGAAGCTTTTCTGGGTGCAGCTCTGTTGTCGGCTTCCCTTCTCCTCATCTTTGAAGCACATCAGGCCACCACCGATGCGGCTTTGCTCGCTGCCGTCGTTGCCTCCCAAGGTGCTTTGTCGTCGCTTTACCTGCAAAATCCAAAAAGTAAGCACGGGCTGGGCCTTGCCGCTACCTTCTGGGTCGCCCAGGGTATCGGCATCCTGATCAAGGGCCCCATCGTTCCCTTGATCGCTACCCTGACCATCCTCACTCTCGTTCTGATAGACCGAAAAGCGGCATGGCTCAAAGAACTTCGCCCGCTGCCCGGGATTTTACTGGTGGCATTTATGGTCCTCCCCTGGGGCATCGCCATTACAAAGGCCACGGGAGGCACTTTCTTCACCGATGCCATCCAGAACGACTTACTGCCAAAATTGGTTTCCGGCCAAGAATCTCACGGCTTCAAACCCGGTTATTACCTTTTGCTCCTGCCCGTGACTTTCTGGCCGGCTTCCATGTGCATCGGTTTGACCCTGAGGGATGCATGGGAAAGGCGGACCTGTGCTCCGGAACGGTTCTGCATCGCCTGGATCCTCCCGGCCTGGATCCTTTTCGAGCTGGTGCCCACCAAACTCCCGCATTACATCATGCCCACCTACCCCGCCCTGGCGTTATTGACGGCACGAACCGTTTATGCCATTCAGAAAGAAAATTTCCAGTGGCCTCGATTCTGGCCGCGATGGGGCGCCGCTGCAGTGGGTTCTCTCGCAGGAATTGTCGCATTGGCGGGAATCCCCTCCCTCCCCTGGTTCCTGGACGGCAGGTTCGATCCGCTGGCCCTCTGGCCCATGGCCGCAGCCACCCTCACGATCGGAAGCACGGTGTGGTACATTCGACGCCTTAAGCTGAGCAACGCCCTGGCATCCGCAATCGTGGGAGCGGTTCTCATCTTTGCTCCCACTTTTCAGATGATTCTCCCCGGAGTCAACTCTTTCTGGCTGAGCCGAAGCGTCGCTCAGACGATTTCAGAGCACACCGCAAGCCCGGGCGGGTTGAAGCGAACCATCGTCGCCGCAGGCTATCATGAACCCAGCCTGGTTTTTTTGATGGGGACGGAAACGGGTTTGATTTCACCGGAAAAGGCAGCTGAAACCCTTCACCTGCAGCCGGGCGCCATAGCCATCGTATCCAACAAAGAGGAACAGGCATTCCTCCAAAAAGCTCAGGAACTGGGGCTCTCTTTGCATTTGATTCGAACGCTGAAGGGATTTCATTATTCAAAGGGACGTATGATCACCTTAAAGATTTACGACATCCAGCCAGAACCCGTTTCCTGA
- a CDS encoding phosphatase PAP2 family protein, with protein sequence MDLFKDHKYSKNILFSLGLVILFCVFSYYFIDKPVAIYFKSSNYNVFGLFDFITKFGVSTWYLVISFCAFLFYRYVINNKIYSNQALFVFLSIAVSGLLADLIKLVFGRYRPNMFFDKGLYDFTFFKAKYAFNSFPSGHANTITALTLALYFLYPTYRNIYIIVAISVILSRLVLCSHFVSDVVFGAYLAILTTLYLRNYFDEKGIPLLSERIGKMENTA encoded by the coding sequence ATGGATCTCTTTAAAGATCATAAGTATTCAAAAAATATTTTGTTTTCACTAGGTTTGGTCATTTTGTTCTGTGTTTTTTCATATTATTTCATAGATAAGCCTGTAGCGATTTATTTTAAATCCTCTAACTATAATGTGTTTGGACTTTTTGATTTTATTACGAAGTTTGGCGTTTCTACCTGGTATCTGGTTATTTCCTTCTGTGCATTCCTGTTTTATAGGTATGTGATAAATAACAAGATCTATTCCAATCAGGCTTTATTTGTCTTTTTGTCCATTGCCGTTTCCGGACTGCTTGCCGATTTAATCAAATTGGTTTTTGGGCGCTATCGACCCAACATGTTTTTTGATAAGGGTTTGTATGACTTTACTTTTTTCAAAGCCAAATATGCTTTCAATTCATTTCCATCCGGTCATGCAAATACAATCACAGCCTTAACCTTGGCATTGTATTTTTTATATCCAACATACAGAAATATCTACATAATCGTAGCGATTTCCGTCATTTTGAGCAGGCTGGTCCTCTGCTCACATTTTGTCAGTGATGTGGTGTTTGGAGCCTATCTGGCAATTCTCACAACCCTGTATCTCAGGAACTATTTTGACGAAAAAGGAATACCGCTCCTATCCGAACGAATAGGGAAAATGGAGAATACGGCATGA
- a CDS encoding ArnT family glycosyltransferase, with translation MKRFPLGGSLQNLSLWKVVLLAIVAVTVFQGTRGLFESTEGRYAECAREMLVTGNFLEPSLEFQPHWTKPPLTYWGIAGGMMLLGQNTWGARAFQILAFCLTVFCVYGLAGCLWGKDVAPYAALVYATSPFPLGAANSVNADTLLTLWESLALLCFWIGIRRDGSWAFHLMWLCLGGAFLTKGPPGLMPLLSILPIYWLLRKKTREDFPSLFPAAGILLFVLVGLGWYLFEIMTHEGLLQYWTRDEVVARIASNEFHRNSEWYKPFTIYGPVLIFGGLPWIGLIVWRLKAIPWPKGCWTDVGYWKQNPEWLFLLLSFFLPLLIFSLSRSRLPLYVLPLFVPLAVALGKGVHWLMTRGKVSLATINHLALLAVALVVVGKGVMAYRASPRNMGQLARAVQEARREVHGAHLYFVDDKPMYGLQFYLKDQFTRVVHEDVEPESPSIIHVSQLPARIQADCSKGMLAMLLMARDQLGRIQEIFPPEFMQDVKLENKTPTGTLSASSEAGDTGKESRPSGARFAVKEIDKKWALVFPCPQP, from the coding sequence ATGAAAAGATTCCCGCTTGGCGGGTCGCTTCAAAACTTGTCGTTGTGGAAAGTAGTTCTTCTTGCGATCGTTGCCGTTACGGTGTTTCAAGGAACACGCGGGCTTTTTGAAAGCACGGAAGGGCGATACGCAGAATGTGCGCGGGAAATGCTTGTAACGGGCAATTTTCTTGAGCCCTCACTGGAATTCCAACCCCACTGGACCAAACCTCCGCTGACATACTGGGGAATCGCCGGAGGCATGATGCTTTTGGGACAAAATACCTGGGGGGCAAGGGCGTTCCAGATACTTGCCTTCTGCCTCACCGTTTTCTGCGTCTATGGTTTGGCCGGATGCCTCTGGGGAAAAGACGTCGCCCCTTACGCCGCTCTCGTGTATGCTACGTCCCCCTTTCCTCTGGGTGCCGCCAATTCCGTTAATGCGGATACGCTTCTCACCTTGTGGGAGTCCCTCGCACTCCTCTGTTTTTGGATAGGAATAAGACGGGACGGCAGTTGGGCGTTCCATCTCATGTGGCTTTGCCTGGGAGGGGCCTTTTTAACGAAAGGTCCCCCCGGTCTGATGCCTCTTTTGAGCATTTTACCCATTTACTGGCTCCTGAGGAAGAAGACGCGAGAGGACTTTCCCTCCCTTTTCCCTGCTGCCGGAATCCTGCTTTTCGTCCTGGTGGGATTGGGCTGGTATTTATTTGAAATCATGACCCATGAGGGATTATTGCAGTATTGGACTAGGGATGAAGTTGTAGCGCGGATCGCCTCAAATGAGTTTCACAGGAACTCCGAATGGTATAAGCCTTTTACTATCTATGGCCCGGTGTTGATTTTCGGGGGATTGCCGTGGATCGGACTCATTGTCTGGAGGCTCAAGGCCATTCCCTGGCCCAAGGGGTGTTGGACAGACGTGGGCTATTGGAAGCAGAATCCTGAGTGGCTTTTTCTTTTGCTGAGTTTTTTTCTCCCCCTCCTCATCTTTTCCCTGAGTCGCTCACGGCTTCCTCTGTATGTGCTGCCCTTGTTCGTCCCGCTTGCCGTTGCATTGGGCAAAGGAGTTCATTGGCTGATGACAAGAGGGAAGGTTTCCCTTGCTACGATAAACCATCTGGCTCTTCTGGCGGTGGCGCTCGTGGTGGTCGGCAAAGGCGTTATGGCCTACAGAGCCTCCCCTCGAAATATGGGACAGCTTGCCCGGGCAGTCCAGGAAGCTCGCAGGGAGGTTCATGGCGCACACCTCTATTTTGTGGACGATAAGCCCATGTATGGGCTCCAGTTTTATTTGAAGGACCAGTTCACACGGGTTGTGCATGAAGATGTGGAGCCGGAATCTCCCTCCATCATTCATGTTTCCCAGCTGCCTGCCCGGATTCAGGCCGACTGTTCTAAAGGGATGCTAGCAATGCTCCTCATGGCCAGAGATCAATTGGGACGTATTCAGGAGATTTTCCCTCCCGAATTCATGCAGGACGTGAAGCTTGAAAATAAGACACCGACCGGTACCCTGTCGGCATCCTCTGAAGCAGGGGATACGGGGAAGGAATCTAGGCCTTCCGGGGCAAGGTTTGCCGTAAAGGAGATCGATAAAAAATGGGCACTTGTTTTTCCATGCCCGCAGCCGTAG
- a CDS encoding 2-dehydropantoate 2-reductase — MIPNTTNNISSFQPKVLIVGTGAIGSYYGGKLAQGGAHVSAVCRSDYEKVKNHGIYVESVRGDFHFIPEKVVRSVDAYGDVPDYILVATKVVPEADVPKLIKAAIGEQTAILLIQNGIEIEEPVASAFPNNEVISGLAFIAVSRVGPGHIRHQDYGRLTLGCYPSGVSEKAENLSKLFEKAGIPCDVTPDVVTARWKKLVWNASFNPVSVLGGGVDTQTMLNGKESSRLLRKVMEEICLVAKAVGHELPHDIVQTNIDGTLVMKPYKTSMLLDFEAGRPMEVEAILGNAVRAAERSQVAVPHLESLYALLKMVDQKNRRTF; from the coding sequence ATGATACCCAACACGACAAATAATATCTCCTCCTTCCAACCGAAAGTCCTGATCGTCGGGACCGGTGCCATCGGCTCTTATTATGGCGGCAAGCTGGCGCAAGGGGGTGCTCATGTCTCCGCCGTATGCCGCTCGGATTACGAAAAGGTGAAAAACCATGGGATATACGTTGAAAGTGTGCGTGGAGATTTTCACTTCATCCCCGAAAAGGTCGTTCGCAGCGTGGATGCCTACGGTGATGTCCCGGATTACATCTTGGTGGCAACCAAGGTTGTTCCCGAAGCCGATGTACCCAAGCTCATCAAAGCCGCCATCGGCGAGCAGACCGCCATCCTGCTCATTCAAAACGGAATTGAGATCGAAGAACCGGTGGCCTCAGCCTTTCCGAATAATGAAGTCATAAGCGGACTGGCCTTTATTGCCGTGAGCCGTGTAGGTCCGGGGCATATTCGTCATCAGGATTATGGTCGCCTCACCCTTGGATGTTATCCTTCAGGTGTTTCGGAAAAAGCGGAAAATCTTTCAAAACTCTTCGAAAAGGCGGGGATACCCTGTGACGTGACTCCAGATGTGGTTACTGCGAGGTGGAAGAAACTGGTCTGGAACGCTTCTTTTAATCCCGTTTCGGTTCTGGGAGGTGGCGTGGACACTCAGACCATGTTGAATGGGAAGGAATCTTCCCGCTTATTGAGAAAGGTCATGGAGGAAATCTGCCTGGTGGCTAAAGCAGTAGGACATGAACTTCCACACGATATCGTCCAAACAAATATCGATGGAACTTTGGTCATGAAACCTTATAAAACGAGCATGCTGCTGGATTTTGAAGCCGGGCGTCCCATGGAGGTGGAAGCCATTCTGGGAAATGCCGTGCGTGCTGCAGAGCGGTCCCAAGTTGCTGTTCCTCATCTTGAGAGCCTTTACGCCCTTTTGAAAATGGTAGATCAAAAGAACCGGCGTACCTTCTGA
- a CDS encoding beta-ketoacyl-ACP synthase III, which translates to MVRSVIAGTGSYVPPKVVTNHDLSKLMDTSDEWIRTRSGIEERHFAEDGVSCSDLALEASKNALADAGMSPSEIDFILFATLSPDQNFPGGGCYLQAKLGIGPIGAMDIRNQCAGFLYALATADAFIRSGIYRKILVVGAEVHSSILDFTDRGRNMAVLFGDGAAAAVVTASEDSNRGILYSELHADGNYASCLQMKVWDISRKPYLSPETLTSAEIWPEMDGKTVFKHAVVQLTEIAENSIKRSGVKREDIKYVIPHQANQRINMMVAERLGFPQEKFLSNIQKYGNTSAASIPLLLDQTHRSGKLERGDLLLLMGFGSGFTWASILLRW; encoded by the coding sequence ATGGTCAGAAGTGTGATTGCGGGCACGGGAAGTTACGTACCCCCCAAAGTGGTGACAAACCATGATCTTTCGAAGCTGATGGACACGAGCGACGAATGGATCAGGACGCGGAGCGGCATTGAAGAGCGGCATTTCGCCGAAGATGGCGTCAGTTGCTCCGATCTGGCATTGGAAGCTTCCAAAAATGCTCTGGCCGACGCTGGGATGTCCCCTTCGGAAATTGATTTTATCCTGTTTGCCACACTCTCTCCCGATCAGAACTTTCCAGGCGGAGGCTGTTACCTCCAGGCCAAGCTGGGCATCGGCCCCATCGGCGCCATGGACATCAGAAATCAATGCGCGGGTTTCCTCTACGCTCTGGCCACTGCCGATGCCTTCATTCGATCTGGAATCTACCGGAAGATCCTTGTCGTTGGGGCCGAAGTGCACTCCAGCATTCTCGATTTCACGGATCGAGGGCGAAACATGGCGGTCCTTTTCGGGGATGGAGCCGCGGCGGCAGTCGTCACCGCATCTGAAGACTCCAACCGCGGCATTCTCTACTCGGAACTCCACGCAGACGGAAACTACGCTTCATGCCTACAAATGAAAGTGTGGGATATTTCGCGAAAGCCGTATCTTTCGCCGGAAACCCTTACCAGCGCCGAGATTTGGCCCGAAATGGACGGGAAAACGGTTTTCAAGCATGCTGTGGTGCAGCTGACCGAGATCGCAGAGAACAGCATCAAGCGCAGTGGCGTGAAACGCGAGGATATCAAGTATGTTATTCCTCACCAGGCCAATCAGCGCATCAACATGATGGTGGCGGAACGGCTGGGATTTCCCCAGGAAAAATTTTTGAGCAACATTCAGAAATACGGGAACACCAGCGCGGCGTCCATTCCTCTCCTCCTGGACCAAACCCACCGTTCAGGGAAGCTGGAACGGGGGGATCTCCTGTTACTCATGGGTTTCGGCTCGGGGTTTACCTGGGCTTCGATACTCCTGCGCTGGTAG
- a CDS encoding phenylacetate--CoA ligase family protein: MMVRNTLHSLSRDAIRHLQMERLQMTLNRAYFNVDFYRQRMDSLGLLPEDVATFKDLQQFPFTTRHDLTEHYPYGLFAEPMRSIVRLKITTPPLRDEGKPIIIGFTRHDVAMWQSLMVRVYEQLGITDRDILQVAYNFSLFPGAFTFNHAAEALGATLAPSATISATLQLQIMQDFHSTVLATTAAFALHIVETMERQGKDASDLHLRLVLLGPEPLSEITRKRLESVLKVPVYGLYGVTEMVEPGVAGECEAKEGLHLAEDQFFAEVIHPVTEERVAPGQEGELVLTTLTAEAYPLIRYRTGDITVLRETPCSCGRTWTRITPILRRTDNRISIRGITFYPDDVEKILRNADPNLEDYRLVIHTCYGIGQQMDILVVRPVDQDLTGSSRSQYLELLRSHIRRVLGLGARIQLVEPERLPKEGLYHKTVFRSATPFCSLD, from the coding sequence ATGATGGTCCGGAATACCCTCCATTCTTTATCGCGGGACGCCATTCGCCATCTGCAGATGGAAAGGCTGCAAATGACCCTCAACCGGGCATACTTCAATGTGGATTTCTACCGGCAGCGCATGGATTCACTGGGCCTTCTTCCCGAAGATGTGGCTACCTTCAAAGACTTGCAACAATTTCCCTTCACCACGCGTCATGATCTGACGGAGCATTACCCCTACGGTCTTTTCGCAGAACCCATGAGGAGCATTGTCCGGCTGAAGATCACCACGCCGCCCCTGCGTGATGAAGGAAAACCCATCATAATCGGCTTCACCCGACACGATGTCGCCATGTGGCAGTCGCTCATGGTGCGCGTCTATGAACAGCTGGGAATCACGGACCGGGACATCCTGCAGGTGGCCTACAATTTCAGCCTCTTTCCGGGGGCCTTTACCTTCAATCACGCTGCAGAAGCTTTGGGAGCCACACTGGCGCCTTCCGCGACCATATCCGCCACCCTGCAATTGCAAATCATGCAGGACTTCCATTCAACCGTGCTCGCCACAACGGCGGCCTTTGCGCTCCACATTGTGGAGACCATGGAGCGGCAGGGAAAGGATGCCTCGGACCTGCATCTGCGCCTCGTCCTTCTCGGTCCGGAACCCCTCTCGGAGATCACCCGAAAACGTCTCGAATCGGTTTTGAAGGTTCCTGTGTACGGTCTTTACGGAGTGACGGAAATGGTGGAGCCGGGTGTGGCGGGGGAATGTGAGGCCAAGGAAGGATTACACTTGGCAGAAGATCAGTTCTTTGCGGAAGTCATTCATCCGGTCACAGAAGAACGGGTCGCACCGGGCCAGGAAGGGGAGCTCGTTCTCACGACACTCACCGCCGAAGCGTACCCCCTCATCCGGTACCGGACGGGCGACATCACGGTTCTGCGCGAAACCCCATGTTCCTGTGGACGCACCTGGACGCGTATCACCCCTATCCTGCGCAGAACGGACAATCGCATTTCCATTCGGGGCATCACTTTCTATCCCGATGATGTGGAAAAAATCCTGCGCAACGCCGACCCCAATTTGGAGGATTACCGCCTGGTCATTCACACCTGTTACGGCATCGGTCAGCAAATGGATATTCTTGTGGTGCGGCCTGTAGATCAGGATTTGACGGGAAGCAGCCGATCGCAGTACCTCGAACTCCTGAGAAGTCATATCCGCCGGGTTCTCGGCCTCGGAGCTCGAATTCAACTGGTCGAACCGGAACGCCTTCCCAAGGAAGGGCTTTACCACAAGACCGTTTTTCGGAGTGCTACCCCCTTTTGCTCTCTGGATTGA
- a CDS encoding ABC transporter ATP-binding protein, producing the protein MLQVKGLSTRHGSLQVLRRVTFHVARGEIVSLIGANGAGKSTLLRTISGVHKPSEGEILFMDTPIQQMAPERIVRLGLVHVPEARQLFPNLTVLENLELGGYLYGRKHVESALSDMFEMFPILSNRQRQKAGTLSGGEQQMLSIARALMAKPRLLVLDEPSMGLAPLIVEEIYRTVQTLQQQGTTILLVEQNAMGALAIAERAYVLETGRIVLSGKAAELMEHDDVQRAYLGKDYQHKWEK; encoded by the coding sequence GTGTTACAAGTAAAGGGGCTATCGACACGGCACGGTTCCTTACAGGTTTTGCGCCGGGTTACATTTCACGTGGCCAGGGGAGAAATCGTATCGCTCATCGGCGCCAATGGGGCGGGCAAGAGCACATTGCTGCGCACCATCAGCGGAGTCCACAAACCTTCTGAAGGTGAAATCCTTTTCATGGACACTCCCATCCAGCAGATGGCGCCGGAGCGCATCGTCCGCCTCGGCCTTGTGCACGTTCCTGAAGCACGGCAACTCTTCCCGAATCTTACCGTATTGGAAAATCTCGAACTCGGCGGATATCTCTACGGTCGAAAACACGTGGAATCGGCCCTCAGTGATATGTTCGAAATGTTTCCCATTCTCTCCAACCGTCAACGGCAAAAAGCGGGAACATTGAGCGGAGGCGAACAGCAGATGCTCTCCATCGCGCGGGCCTTGATGGCCAAACCCAGACTTCTGGTCCTGGACGAACCATCCATGGGACTGGCCCCGCTCATCGTCGAAGAAATCTACAGAACCGTCCAAACCCTTCAACAACAGGGAACAACAATCCTTCTGGTGGAACAGAATGCCATGGGAGCCCTCGCCATTGCGGAACGCGCTTACGTGCTGGAGACAGGACGCATCGTTCTTTCGGGTAAAGCCGCAGAACTGATGGAACACGATGACGTTCAGCGGGCATATCTCGGCAAAGACTACCAACACAAATGGGAAAAATAG